The following coding sequences lie in one Steroidobacter denitrificans genomic window:
- the fixJ gene encoding response regulator FixJ, with protein MRGNSTNQRPTIFIVDDDSAVRDALKLLLRSVGQAVETYASAQEFLDSYGMDRPGCLVLDIRMPGISGLELQQKLNEKHSILPIIFITGHGDVPMAVEAMQAGAVDFIQKPFRDQDLIDRINQALEKDSSNRAALGERNDIRRRLETLTPREHEVLELVVRGKANKVIAGDLKLSQRTVEIHRARVMEKMQASSLAHLVRMVLEVGQG; from the coding sequence ATGCGGGGAAATTCAACTAACCAACGCCCTACGATTTTCATCGTTGATGACGATTCGGCGGTGCGCGATGCGCTGAAACTACTGTTGCGCTCGGTCGGGCAGGCTGTCGAAACCTATGCCTCGGCACAGGAGTTCCTGGATTCCTATGGGATGGATCGCCCTGGATGCCTGGTGCTGGACATTCGCATGCCCGGGATCTCCGGCTTGGAGCTGCAACAAAAACTGAACGAGAAGCATTCCATTCTACCCATTATTTTTATCACCGGGCATGGCGATGTGCCGATGGCAGTGGAGGCCATGCAGGCGGGCGCGGTGGATTTCATTCAGAAGCCGTTTCGGGATCAGGATCTGATCGATCGTATCAACCAGGCTCTGGAGAAGGACAGCAGCAACCGGGCGGCGCTGGGCGAACGGAATGACATACGGCGGCGGCTGGAAACGCTGACGCCTCGAGAACACGAAGTCCTGGAACTCGTTGTTCGCGGCAAGGCGAACAAGGTCATTGCCGGAGATCTGAAGTTGAGTCAGCGAACCGTGGAAATACACCGGGCGCGCGTCATGGAGAAGATGCAGGCATCTTCCCTCGCACATCTGGTGCGCATGGTGCTCGAAGTGGGGCAGGGATAA
- a CDS encoding PAS domain-containing sensor histidine kinase translates to MTPTRAAEQQEERAHRLEQEFQAVLDAAVDAVVLFDHEGRIELLNRAGERMFGYHEQEVIGLRVNLLLPEPYRSQQDDYLRHHIEAGEPRIIGIGRELLAKRRDGSEFSAELAVGRVQGTDPPRFVGFIRDVTVRRNSEEALRRSEAQLTIAQEIANLGNYVVHLDSNCEDYWSPHLYRVLGRRYGDLYIGVYDYLEPMVHPADRVRWQQARRALDTQGRSMDIEYRVIHPDGSLRHVHHIAQVSRALDGRIVRQVGTLHDITDRRRAEDDARQMQDRIAHFGRISTMGEMAAGLAHEVNQPLTAIATYAQACQRLIASEHASSDDIATALDHICTQALRAGEVIRRLRQFVKNREVRRELLDANRLLDDVLVLAQTDLRHHGVRIVVEHAPRSFPVQADAVQIQQVILNLVRNSIDAMLDLPETHREILLRARMDGEGDVELMVADRGTGVDVAAAAALFDPFFTTKSGGTGLGLSISRSIVRAHGGKLWCSANPGGGACFFFTLPVVPAPAGS, encoded by the coding sequence ATGACCCCGACGCGAGCAGCCGAACAGCAGGAAGAGCGCGCTCATCGGCTGGAACAGGAGTTTCAGGCCGTTCTCGACGCCGCCGTCGATGCGGTGGTGCTGTTCGATCATGAGGGCCGTATCGAACTGCTCAATCGTGCGGGCGAGCGCATGTTCGGCTACCACGAACAGGAAGTGATCGGTCTGCGGGTCAATCTGCTGCTGCCCGAGCCGTATCGCTCCCAGCAGGACGACTATCTGCGTCACCATATCGAAGCCGGTGAACCTCGTATCATCGGCATCGGCAGGGAGTTGCTGGCGAAACGGCGCGACGGCAGCGAATTCTCCGCTGAACTGGCGGTCGGGCGCGTTCAGGGTACGGATCCTCCCCGATTCGTGGGCTTCATTCGCGACGTCACGGTCCGGCGCAATTCCGAAGAAGCCTTGCGCCGCAGCGAGGCGCAGCTGACGATTGCTCAGGAAATCGCTAATTTAGGTAATTATGTCGTTCATCTCGACAGCAATTGCGAGGATTACTGGTCGCCGCATCTGTACCGTGTCCTGGGTCGGCGTTATGGCGACCTCTATATCGGCGTCTACGATTATCTTGAACCCATGGTGCATCCAGCCGATCGGGTACGCTGGCAGCAGGCGCGCCGTGCATTGGATACACAGGGGCGCAGCATGGATATCGAGTACCGGGTGATTCATCCGGATGGGTCGCTGCGCCATGTGCATCATATCGCCCAAGTATCGCGCGCACTGGACGGCCGTATCGTGCGGCAGGTCGGCACGCTGCACGACATCACCGACCGGCGCCGGGCAGAGGATGACGCACGCCAGATGCAGGATCGTATTGCCCATTTCGGCCGGATTTCCACCATGGGAGAGATGGCTGCCGGCCTGGCCCACGAGGTCAACCAGCCTCTGACCGCCATAGCGACCTATGCGCAGGCCTGTCAGCGGCTGATCGCCTCGGAGCATGCATCCAGCGATGATATCGCAACTGCACTGGATCATATTTGCACTCAGGCGCTGCGAGCGGGAGAGGTCATCCGCAGGCTGCGCCAGTTCGTCAAGAATCGCGAGGTTCGCCGCGAATTGCTGGATGCGAACCGGCTGCTGGACGACGTTCTGGTACTGGCTCAAACGGATCTGCGCCATCACGGCGTGCGCATCGTCGTGGAGCATGCGCCGCGCAGCTTCCCGGTACAGGCCGATGCGGTACAGATCCAGCAGGTCATACTCAATCTGGTGAGGAACAGCATCGATGCAATGCTCGATTTGCCGGAAACACACCGCGAGATCCTGCTGCGGGCCCGTATGGATGGGGAGGGAGACGTGGAGCTGATGGTTGCCGATCGAGGTACCGGCGTCGATGTCGCGGCAGCGGCGGCATTGTTCGATCCATTCTTTACCACCAAATCAGGCGGCACCGGGCTGGGGTTGTCTATCAGCCGCTCGATCGTGCGCGCACACGGCGGTAAATTATGGTGCAGCGCCAATCCAGGGGGCGGCGCCTGCTTCTTTTTTACTTTGCCGGTCGTTCCGGCGCCTGCGGGGAGCTGA
- the gshA gene encoding glutamate--cysteine ligase encodes MTGSGIDRAFERRLASLVNSRESGVLQGGLKGVEKESLRVSLDGCLEQSGHPRSLGASLTHEHITTDYSESLIELVTPAFGQCRELLQYLCDLHQFVYRHLPDQLLWATSMPCGLEGDANIPVARYGRSNIGRMKEVYRLGLGYRYGRMMQAISGIHFNYSFPERFWPVLADSLQERKVDRDFISARYFGLLRNYRRYGWLILYLFGNSPALCSSFLNGRRHAMPELSPGTFYEPYATSLRMSDLGYSNKSQKGLHIGVNSIDEYIRDLTAAVSTPHPEYQKIGVKVDGSYRQLNANLLQIENEYYSYIRPKRVTRSGEHPTQALRRGGVEYVEFRALDVNVFDPAGVDQTKLRFLEAFAALCILKQSDPITSGEQVGLDANHALVAHRGREPGLTLNRHGRQVPLLAWGRELIDSMRGICELLDQGDVQRPYGAALDLQALKLDDPQSTPSARSLKELRSSGESFIQFALRMSRLHKVYFTDLYPPNERRMTEFAVEAELSLRKQEELEAADEVDFDQFLANYFASAG; translated from the coding sequence ATGACCGGCTCCGGAATAGATCGCGCGTTCGAGCGGCGCCTGGCATCGCTGGTCAATTCTCGCGAGTCCGGGGTGTTGCAGGGCGGCCTCAAGGGCGTAGAGAAGGAATCGTTGCGAGTCTCCCTCGATGGCTGTCTGGAGCAGAGCGGTCATCCGCGCAGCCTGGGTGCGAGTTTGACCCATGAACATATCACGACGGATTATTCGGAATCCCTGATCGAGCTGGTCACGCCTGCCTTCGGCCAGTGCCGGGAGCTGCTGCAATACTTGTGCGATCTGCATCAGTTCGTCTACAGGCACCTGCCGGACCAGTTGTTGTGGGCCACCAGCATGCCCTGCGGCCTGGAGGGTGATGCGAACATTCCGGTGGCGCGCTATGGCCGATCGAACATCGGACGTATGAAGGAGGTCTACAGGCTCGGCCTGGGCTATCGCTACGGCCGGATGATGCAGGCGATCTCGGGCATCCATTTCAATTATTCCTTTCCTGAGCGCTTCTGGCCGGTATTGGCCGACAGCCTGCAGGAGCGCAAGGTCGATCGCGATTTCATCTCGGCACGGTATTTCGGGCTGTTGCGCAACTATCGGCGCTATGGCTGGCTGATTCTGTACCTGTTCGGCAATTCGCCGGCCTTGTGCAGCTCTTTTTTGAACGGACGCCGGCACGCCATGCCGGAACTGTCGCCGGGTACATTCTATGAACCCTACGCGACTTCACTGCGCATGAGCGACCTGGGTTACAGCAATAAAAGCCAGAAAGGCCTGCATATCGGCGTCAACAGCATCGACGAGTACATCCGCGACCTGACGGCCGCCGTGAGCACGCCGCATCCCGAGTATCAGAAGATCGGCGTCAAGGTCGACGGCAGTTATCGTCAGTTGAATGCGAACCTGCTACAGATCGAAAACGAGTACTACAGCTATATCCGGCCCAAGCGCGTGACCCGTTCCGGGGAGCATCCGACGCAGGCTTTGCGCCGCGGCGGAGTGGAGTATGTCGAGTTCCGCGCTTTGGATGTGAACGTCTTCGATCCCGCCGGCGTCGATCAGACCAAGCTGCGCTTTCTGGAAGCATTCGCAGCCTTGTGCATATTGAAGCAAAGCGATCCGATCACTTCTGGAGAGCAGGTCGGTCTGGATGCCAATCACGCACTGGTTGCGCATCGGGGCCGCGAACCGGGATTGACACTCAACCGTCATGGGCGGCAGGTACCCTTGCTGGCATGGGGACGGGAACTCATCGATTCGATGCGCGGGATTTGTGAACTTCTCGATCAGGGCGATGTGCAGCGTCCTTATGGCGCGGCGCTCGACCTGCAGGCGTTGAAGCTCGATGATCCACAAAGCACTCCCTCGGCGCGCAGCCTGAAAGAATTACGGAGCAGCGGGGAATCTTTTATCCAGTTCGCCCTGCGCATGTCGCGGTTGCACAAGGTTTATTTCACGGATCTGTATCCGCCGAACGAGCGGCGCATGACTGAATTTGCCGTGGAGGCGGAGCTGTCCCTGCGCAAGCAGGAGGAACTGGAGGCTGCCGACGAAGTCGACTTCGATCAATTTCTGGCGAACTATTTTGCATCTGCCGGGTAG